In Acidianus brierleyi, one genomic interval encodes:
- a CDS encoding DUF2286 domain-containing protein, protein MKVLILKSETGKITSEKTIDGNIGDVVKQVASDALKEWNEMTSDFTIMKDTQEARIPLPLKPDVYEAVKSFLSGKDKTSAILRIPIYIISFDNMWKEDDYQDNKVYVVSYYLDDNLKNELLEYAKQATSAQKIEEQGEEEEE, encoded by the coding sequence GTGAAAGTATTAATATTAAAGAGCGAAACAGGAAAAATAACATCAGAAAAGACTATAGATGGAAATATAGGAGACGTAGTAAAGCAAGTTGCTTCAGACGCGCTCAAAGAATGGAATGAGATGACTTCAGATTTTACTATAATGAAGGATACGCAAGAAGCTAGAATACCGTTACCTCTAAAACCAGATGTATACGAAGCAGTAAAGAGCTTTCTAAGTGGGAAAGATAAAACATCGGCTATCTTAAGAATACCAATTTATATTATAAGTTTTGACAATATGTGGAAAGAAGACGATTATCAAGATAATAAGGTATATGTTGTATCTTACTATCTTGACGATAATCTAAAGAACGAACTATTAGAATATGCAAAACAAGCTACTTCTGCTCAAAAAATAGAAGAACAAGGAGAAGAAGAGGAAGAATAG
- the pgsA gene encoding archaetidylinositol phosphate synthase has product MITRLRKESKKILRPIASALSKLGISANLMTIIGLVLALLYFIIIMLFRNPLYGLVLIIFSSLADALDGEIARITGKAGVLGSFLDSSLDRIEDTLFLSALCFLGFQSYLVAILVGLSLIIPYLRAKAESLGIKAEGKGIIERGERLIFIMIILLISMFYFQISTYIFYIFIILSAITVIQRFFLVSSSLPK; this is encoded by the coding sequence ATGATTACTAGACTAAGGAAAGAATCTAAAAAAATTTTAAGACCTATAGCTTCTGCTTTATCAAAATTAGGAATATCTGCTAATTTAATGACTATAATAGGTTTAGTTCTAGCTTTGCTTTATTTTATTATTATTATGCTGTTTAGAAATCCTTTATATGGTTTAGTATTAATTATATTTTCGTCTTTGGCTGATGCGTTAGACGGTGAAATAGCAAGAATAACTGGAAAGGCTGGTGTTTTAGGTAGTTTTCTTGATTCTTCCTTAGACAGAATAGAAGACACATTATTCTTATCAGCATTATGTTTTTTGGGTTTTCAATCCTATTTAGTAGCTATCCTAGTAGGATTATCATTAATTATACCATATTTAAGAGCTAAAGCTGAGTCATTAGGAATAAAAGCTGAAGGTAAGGGGATAATCGAGAGAGGAGAAAGATTAATATTTATTATGATAATACTTTTAATATCAATGTTTTATTTTCAGATTTCCACATATATATTTTATATTTTTATAATATTATCTGCAATTACGGTTATTCAAAGATTTTTCTTAGTATCGTCTAGTTTACCGAAATAG
- the metG gene encoding methionine--tRNA ligase: protein MKVFVASAWPYVETVPHLGNLIGSVLSADVFARYARLKYGKENVVFVSGSDEHGTPIEIEAIKRKINPKNLTDQAHEYVKDLFLNVWKISYDNYSRTESETHKKFVKEFILGIQKYIFVQEETMPYCETDKIFLPDRFIKGTCPYCGFEDARGDQCDKCGRLLSPELLINPRCAICGSKPVFKKTKHWFFDLSKFSDDLRKWLESSKDMPDNVKSVALSWISEGLKPRSLTRDNSWGIPAPFEGAEGKTIYVWFEALLGYISATIEFFEKNGDSKKWEEFWLNDARSYYFIGKDNIPFHAVIFPAMLMASGKGYTLPTVISSTEYLLYEGQKFSKSRRIGIWIDEAPKIMDIDYWRYVLIRLRPEEKDMNFLWKEAIRIVNTELNDDIGNYINRTLTMINRYNSAKIPNFDESIIDENDVKIIKLISETPDMVSSLFEKGKLKAGTEEIIKLAREGNSYLNLKAPWDSIKKNPRDAINTLYLSANLTKSLAILLYPVIPEHSQIIYDLLNLGNIENEMWDNSKKINLQSGHEIKKAIPIFKKLPDTFEKDLPMTLEKIRKELEKTRPSLLR from the coding sequence ATGAAGGTATTTGTTGCCTCAGCATGGCCATACGTAGAGACTGTTCCTCATTTAGGAAATTTAATAGGCTCCGTATTATCTGCAGATGTTTTCGCTAGATATGCTAGATTAAAATATGGAAAAGAAAATGTAGTATTTGTAAGCGGTAGCGATGAACACGGAACTCCTATAGAAATAGAGGCAATAAAAAGAAAAATTAATCCTAAAAACCTTACAGATCAAGCTCATGAGTATGTAAAGGATCTCTTTTTAAATGTATGGAAAATAAGTTATGATAATTATTCAAGAACAGAGTCCGAAACGCATAAAAAATTCGTTAAAGAATTTATTTTAGGCATTCAAAAATACATTTTTGTTCAAGAAGAGACAATGCCTTATTGTGAAACTGATAAGATATTCTTGCCAGATAGATTTATAAAAGGTACGTGTCCATATTGTGGATTTGAAGACGCAAGAGGAGATCAGTGCGATAAGTGTGGAAGACTTCTTTCACCGGAATTGCTTATAAATCCTAGATGTGCAATATGCGGTAGTAAACCAGTCTTTAAAAAGACTAAACATTGGTTTTTTGATTTAAGTAAGTTTTCTGATGATCTTAGAAAATGGTTAGAGAGTTCTAAAGATATGCCAGATAATGTCAAATCTGTTGCATTAAGTTGGATATCTGAAGGACTAAAACCTAGAAGTCTTACTAGAGATAACTCTTGGGGAATACCCGCACCTTTTGAAGGAGCTGAAGGTAAAACTATATATGTTTGGTTCGAAGCTTTATTAGGCTATATTTCCGCTACTATAGAGTTTTTTGAAAAAAATGGGGATTCAAAGAAATGGGAAGAGTTTTGGTTGAATGATGCTAGAAGCTATTATTTTATAGGTAAAGACAATATTCCATTTCATGCAGTAATATTTCCTGCAATGCTTATGGCATCAGGTAAAGGGTATACATTACCTACAGTAATTTCTTCTACTGAATATTTATTGTATGAGGGCCAAAAATTTAGTAAGAGCAGAAGAATAGGAATATGGATTGATGAAGCACCTAAAATAATGGATATAGATTACTGGAGATATGTCCTAATTAGACTGAGACCAGAAGAAAAGGACATGAACTTTCTATGGAAAGAGGCAATAAGAATAGTCAATACTGAATTAAACGATGATATAGGTAATTATATAAATAGAACTTTAACAATGATAAATAGATATAATTCTGCAAAAATTCCTAATTTCGATGAATCAATTATAGATGAAAATGATGTTAAAATAATAAAGCTAATTTCAGAAACTCCAGATATGGTATCTTCCTTATTTGAAAAAGGGAAATTAAAAGCGGGAACTGAAGAGATAATAAAGTTAGCTAGAGAAGGTAATTCGTACTTAAATCTTAAGGCACCTTGGGATTCTATAAAGAAAAATCCTAGAGACGCTATAAATACCTTATATCTTTCAGCTAATTTAACAAAGTCTTTAGCTATTCTTTTATATCCTGTTATTCCTGAGCATTCCCAAATTATATATGATTTACTTAATCTAGGTAATATAGAAAATGAGATGTGGGATAATTCCAAGAAGATTAATTTACAGTCAGGTCATGAAATAAAGAAAGCTATACCAATATTTAAGAAACTTCCTGACACATTTGAAAAAGATCTACCAATGACTCTAGAAAAAATTAGAAAAGAATTAGAAAAAACTAGACCTTCTTTACTTAGATAA
- a CDS encoding protein-lysine N-methyltransferase, with protein sequence MSYTPHVPYVPTPDKVVKKMLEIAKVGPEDVVYDLGCGDGRIVITAVKDFNAKKAVGIDINDERIQEATKNVKENGVEGKVFIRKGNFFEENISEATVVTMFLLTNVNEMLRPKLETELKPGTRVVSHEFEMRGWTPKEVVKVEDGNMNHIVYLYVIGENK encoded by the coding sequence TTGAGCTATACACCTCACGTACCATACGTTCCAACACCAGATAAAGTAGTAAAGAAAATGCTAGAAATAGCAAAAGTAGGACCAGAAGACGTAGTATATGATTTAGGCTGTGGAGATGGAAGAATAGTTATAACAGCAGTTAAAGATTTTAATGCAAAAAAAGCAGTAGGCATTGATATAAACGATGAAAGAATTCAAGAAGCTACTAAAAATGTAAAAGAAAACGGCGTAGAAGGCAAAGTATTTATTAGAAAAGGCAATTTCTTCGAAGAGAATATTTCTGAAGCCACTGTAGTAACAATGTTCTTATTAACAAACGTCAACGAAATGTTAAGACCCAAGCTAGAAACGGAATTAAAACCAGGAACCAGAGTAGTTTCACATGAGTTCGAGATGAGAGGATGGACTCCAAAAGAAGTAGTTAAGGTAGAAGATGGCAACATGAACCATATAGTTTACCTTTACGTTATAGGTGAAAATAAGTGA
- a CDS encoding V-type ATP synthase subunit I, whose amino-acid sequence MIFPETMSKAEIISLKENTDKIVTEILKFGMFEPRDPSIPISQGRIEGARRLIGEIQEHISKLKIIMDLAGLILEPAGKLKINEDWITTSERISKEAEDEETRYKELLEEIGKIRGEIDLYKSQMETLAPFSEITVSLENLGKLDYFDVIFSIVTITQLEELKNNKNIFVAYRLLKNGNYAAIIISLKGTQEEYLTKLGIRKFETPAGESPYDAYNEALQKVKSLEEILTTTRSQLSQKVRDNSSSFRELLGKLMTIRDALNILSKVRVSDNFIQLEGYVPEKKVKELKNKLDKIEAFIDFVYPKRYGETDEPPTYINLPKRIKAIESIIDIYGTPSYWEVSPAIFLIVTFPILFGLMFPDAGDAIVVFLFSIWFYKYGVRKGSYNIRNLSLVLIYSSVVAIVTGLLAREFFGPLLVGGLEELNPSKFPGNIGPLYYVWPVPLSISKSLAFLLPFGEYATASSIENTMIFSVFIGSLALFVSSLVGVINALRKKDMEFLIYEKLPLLLIYIAPFLIFAYGIPAGVSNGVAYFNTEKAILGYILTDITNPTSPVLYNSTAIFSYIMILWIELSIIFNWISRVILLKRYEKVSIGSAIGLGFMEGGFEAGLLLLSNTISFIRILVFALAHYYLLYAFSYMAYLVVGVPSLYAIFTSPASIALILVGNLLAIGLEGLIVFIQDMRLHFYEMFSKFYDGRGKEFEPATTYVELI is encoded by the coding sequence TTGATTTTCCCAGAAACTATGTCAAAAGCAGAGATTATATCTCTCAAAGAAAACACTGACAAGATAGTAACAGAAATTCTAAAGTTCGGTATGTTTGAACCAAGAGATCCTTCTATTCCTATTTCTCAAGGTCGTATAGAAGGAGCTAGAAGACTTATCGGAGAAATCCAAGAACATATATCAAAACTGAAGATAATAATGGATTTAGCAGGACTTATTTTAGAACCTGCTGGAAAGCTAAAAATTAATGAAGACTGGATAACTACGAGTGAAAGGATATCTAAAGAGGCAGAAGACGAGGAAACTAGATACAAGGAGCTTTTAGAAGAAATAGGAAAAATAAGAGGTGAAATAGATCTTTATAAATCACAAATGGAAACACTAGCTCCATTCAGTGAGATTACAGTATCTCTAGAAAATCTAGGGAAATTAGATTATTTCGACGTTATTTTCTCCATAGTAACTATAACGCAACTTGAAGAATTAAAAAATAATAAGAACATATTTGTGGCTTATAGACTATTAAAGAACGGTAACTATGCTGCAATAATTATTTCCCTAAAAGGGACTCAAGAGGAATACTTAACAAAACTAGGAATAAGAAAATTTGAGACGCCAGCAGGAGAATCTCCTTATGATGCATATAATGAGGCATTACAAAAGGTAAAAAGTTTAGAAGAAATATTAACTACTACTAGATCTCAACTCTCACAAAAGGTTAGAGATAACTCATCTAGTTTTAGAGAATTATTAGGAAAATTAATGACTATAAGAGATGCACTAAATATATTATCTAAAGTCAGAGTATCCGATAATTTTATTCAACTAGAAGGCTATGTTCCAGAAAAGAAAGTTAAAGAACTTAAGAATAAGCTAGATAAAATAGAAGCATTTATAGATTTTGTATATCCAAAACGATATGGAGAAACGGATGAACCTCCTACATACATAAATCTACCAAAGAGAATAAAGGCTATAGAGTCAATAATAGATATTTACGGGACTCCTTCATATTGGGAAGTTTCTCCAGCTATATTCCTTATAGTTACATTTCCAATTCTTTTTGGATTAATGTTTCCAGATGCAGGAGATGCTATAGTAGTGTTTTTATTTTCTATATGGTTTTATAAATACGGCGTAAGAAAAGGTAGTTATAATATAAGAAATCTTTCACTAGTTTTAATATACTCTAGCGTAGTGGCTATTGTAACTGGATTATTGGCTAGAGAATTTTTTGGTCCATTGCTAGTAGGTGGATTAGAAGAACTAAATCCGTCAAAATTTCCAGGTAATATAGGCCCATTATACTATGTGTGGCCAGTTCCATTAAGTATATCAAAATCTCTAGCTTTTCTCTTACCGTTTGGAGAATACGCAACGGCTTCATCAATAGAAAATACTATGATATTTTCAGTGTTTATAGGAAGTTTAGCACTCTTTGTAAGCTCTTTAGTAGGTGTTATAAACGCATTAAGAAAGAAAGATATGGAATTTTTAATTTATGAAAAACTACCATTATTACTAATTTATATTGCGCCGTTCCTAATATTTGCTTATGGAATACCTGCTGGAGTTTCTAATGGAGTAGCATACTTTAATACTGAAAAAGCAATTTTAGGCTACATACTTACTGATATTACAAATCCTACTTCTCCAGTATTGTATAATTCAACTGCTATATTTAGTTATATAATGATATTATGGATAGAATTGTCGATAATATTTAACTGGATTTCTAGAGTAATCCTTTTGAAAAGATATGAGAAAGTAAGTATAGGTTCGGCAATAGGCTTAGGATTTATGGAAGGAGGATTTGAAGCAGGATTATTACTATTGTCAAACACTATATCGTTTATAAGAATTCTAGTATTTGCACTAGCACATTATTATTTACTCTATGCGTTTTCATATATGGCATATCTAGTAGTAGGAGTACCTAGTCTTTATGCAATCTTTACTAGCCCAGCGTCAATAGCTTTAATTTTAGTAGGTAACCTATTGGCAATAGGCTTAGAAGGATTAATAGTTTTCATACAAGATATGAGGCTTCACTTCTACGAAATGTTTAGCAAATTCTATGATGGAAGAGGAAAAGAATTTGAACCAGCTACTACATACGTAGAACTTATCTAA